Proteins encoded together in one Cellulomonas gilvus ATCC 13127 window:
- a CDS encoding PHP domain-containing protein yields the protein MTAAERRDDAVAALRRIAFLLERAQATSYRSEAFRTAANVVEQQEPARVAALVAAGGLTELTGVGARTAGVVELVWRGRDVPYLVELETTLAQQTAADAAQTTAAARALRDALRGDLHAHTDASDGGTPVQEMLLAAIEIGHEYLAVTDHSPRLTVAHGLSPARLRAQVEQLTALGQAVAPFRVLTGIEVDILADGTLDQEPALLDRLDVVVASVHSQLRMDRAAMTRRMLTAIRDPRTDVLGHCTGRRVLGKQRPQSEFDAEAVFAACAEHGVAVEINCRPDRLDPPDDLLALAADAGCDFAIDTDAHAPGQLDWQAEGCRRAARHGIDADRVINAWPVERLLGRTRG from the coding sequence GTGACCGCCGCGGAGCGGCGCGACGACGCCGTCGCGGCCCTGCGGCGCATCGCGTTCCTGCTCGAACGGGCCCAGGCCACGTCCTACCGCAGCGAGGCGTTCCGCACCGCCGCGAACGTCGTCGAGCAGCAGGAGCCCGCGCGGGTCGCCGCACTCGTGGCGGCGGGCGGTCTCACCGAGCTCACGGGTGTCGGCGCCCGCACCGCCGGGGTCGTCGAGCTCGTGTGGCGCGGGCGCGACGTGCCGTACCTCGTCGAGCTCGAGACGACCCTCGCGCAGCAGACGGCCGCCGACGCCGCACAGACCACCGCCGCGGCCCGGGCGCTGCGGGACGCGCTGCGCGGCGACCTGCACGCGCACACCGACGCGAGCGACGGCGGCACACCCGTGCAGGAGATGCTGCTCGCAGCGATCGAGATCGGGCACGAGTACCTGGCGGTCACCGACCACTCGCCGCGGCTCACCGTCGCGCACGGCCTGTCGCCGGCCCGGCTGCGGGCGCAGGTCGAGCAGCTGACCGCGCTCGGCCAGGCGGTCGCACCGTTCCGCGTGCTCACCGGGATCGAGGTCGACATCCTGGCCGACGGCACGCTCGACCAGGAGCCCGCGCTGCTGGACCGGCTCGACGTCGTGGTCGCGTCGGTCCACTCCCAGCTGCGCATGGACCGCGCCGCGATGACCCGCCGGATGCTCACCGCGATCCGTGACCCGCGCACGGACGTCCTGGGGCACTGCACCGGCCGGCGCGTCCTGGGCAAGCAGCGCCCGCAGAGCGAGTTCGACGCCGAGGCTGTGTTCGCGGCGTGCGCCGAGCACGGCGTGGCGGTCGAGATCAACTGCCGTCCGGACCGGCTGGACCCGCCCGACGACCTGCTCGCGCTCGCGGCGGACGCAGGGTGCGACTTCGCGATCGACACCGACGCGCACGCACCAGGACAGCTCGACTGGCAGGCCGAGGGATGCCGCCGAGCCGCCCGGCACGGCATCGACGCGGACCGCGTGATCAACGCGTGGCCCGTCGAACGGCTCCTGGGACGCACGCGTGGGTGA
- a CDS encoding HU family DNA-binding protein, whose product MSLNRTEFVQAVAAQAGLSAADTDKALRAFQDVLVEQLAAGETVTIPGFLAVGRAERAARTGINPQTGEKLEIPAGYRVKLTAGSTLKRAVQG is encoded by the coding sequence GTGAGCCTCAACCGCACCGAGTTCGTCCAGGCCGTCGCCGCGCAGGCCGGTCTGTCCGCCGCCGACACCGACAAGGCGCTGCGCGCCTTCCAGGACGTCCTGGTCGAGCAGCTCGCCGCCGGCGAGACCGTGACGATCCCCGGATTCCTCGCGGTGGGACGTGCCGAGCGCGCCGCGCGCACCGGCATCAACCCCCAGACCGGCGAGAAGCTCGAGATCCCGGCCGGCTACCGCGTCAAGCTGACCGCGGGCAGCACGCTCAAGCGCGCCGTCCAGGGCTGA
- a CDS encoding DUF6328 family protein → MPEHDESADDDRRETYTERMDRNWDELLQELRVTQTGAQILTGFLLTIPFQQRFGDLDAYQRDLYLVLVLLAVLATALIVAPVALHRVLFRKRMKPELVDAGNVLARLGLTVLGLTLAGSASFVFDVVLDRTAGLVVGAGSLVVLAACWWLVPHVLRARSDRDR, encoded by the coding sequence GTGCCCGAGCACGACGAGAGCGCCGACGACGACCGGCGCGAGACGTACACCGAGCGGATGGACCGCAACTGGGACGAGCTGCTGCAGGAGCTGCGGGTCACGCAGACCGGCGCGCAGATCCTCACCGGCTTCCTGCTGACCATCCCGTTCCAGCAGCGGTTCGGCGACCTGGACGCCTACCAGCGCGACCTCTACCTGGTCCTGGTGCTCCTGGCGGTCCTCGCCACGGCCTTGATCGTGGCCCCCGTGGCCCTGCACCGCGTCCTGTTCCGCAAGCGCATGAAGCCCGAGCTGGTGGATGCCGGCAACGTGCTGGCGCGCCTGGGGCTCACGGTGCTGGGGCTGACGCTCGCCGGGAGCGCGTCGTTCGTGTTCGACGTCGTGCTCGACCGGACGGCGGGGCTCGTCGTCGGAGCGGGCTCGCTCGTCGTGCTCGCCGCGTGCTGGTGGTTGGTGCCGCACGTCCTGCGCGCACGGAGCGACCGCGACCGGTGA
- a CDS encoding threonine aldolase family protein, with the protein MIPLHDTAHRDFASDNYAGAHPEVLAALAAANGGHQTAYGGDAWTERLQEVVRGHLGERALTFPVFNGTGANVLSLQSVLPPWGAVICSSDAHIHTDENGAPERVAGIKLLPVPTPDGKLTPELVDREAWGFGDEHRAQPGVVSLTESTEVGTVYTPAEIRAIADHAHALGLRVHMDGARIANAAASLGVPLRALTTDAGVDVLSLGGTKNGLLFAEAVVVLDPDAAPGLPYLRKMDMQLASKMRFLSAQLVALLDGDLWLRSATHANAMAARLADGLRAAGVELLHPPQANGVFARLTPEVAADLRTRWRFYDWAHGTVRLMCAFDTTPQDVDDLLVATREALAAHR; encoded by the coding sequence GTGATCCCGCTCCACGACACCGCGCACCGCGACTTCGCCTCCGACAACTACGCGGGGGCGCACCCCGAGGTCCTCGCGGCTCTCGCTGCGGCCAACGGCGGCCACCAGACCGCCTACGGCGGCGACGCGTGGACCGAGCGGCTGCAGGAGGTGGTGCGCGGTCACCTGGGCGAGCGCGCGCTGACGTTCCCGGTGTTCAACGGCACCGGCGCGAACGTGCTGAGCCTGCAGTCCGTGCTCCCGCCGTGGGGTGCCGTGATCTGCTCGTCGGACGCGCACATCCACACCGACGAGAACGGCGCCCCCGAGCGGGTCGCGGGCATCAAGCTGCTGCCCGTCCCGACGCCGGACGGCAAGCTGACCCCGGAGCTCGTCGACCGCGAGGCCTGGGGGTTCGGCGACGAGCACCGCGCGCAGCCCGGCGTCGTGTCGCTGACCGAGTCCACCGAGGTCGGCACGGTGTACACACCGGCCGAGATCCGCGCGATCGCCGACCACGCGCACGCGCTCGGCCTGCGCGTCCACATGGACGGTGCGCGCATCGCCAACGCCGCGGCGTCGCTGGGCGTCCCGCTCCGGGCGCTGACGACCGACGCGGGGGTCGACGTCCTGTCGCTCGGCGGGACCAAGAACGGCCTGCTGTTCGCCGAGGCGGTCGTCGTGCTCGACCCCGACGCCGCGCCCGGCCTGCCGTACCTGCGGAAGATGGACATGCAGCTCGCGTCGAAGATGCGCTTCCTGTCCGCGCAGCTCGTCGCGCTCCTCGACGGCGACCTGTGGCTCCGCTCGGCCACGCATGCGAACGCGATGGCCGCGCGGCTGGCCGACGGGCTGCGAGCCGCGGGGGTCGAGCTGCTGCACCCGCCGCAGGCGAACGGGGTCTTCGCCCGGCTCACGCCCGAGGTCGCCGCGGACCTGCGCACGCGCTGGCGGTTCTACGACTGGGCGCACGGCACCGTGCGGCTCATGTGCGCGTTCGACACCACGCCGCAGGACGTCGACGACCTGCTCGTCGCCACGCGTGAGGCGCTCGCCGCGCACCGCTGA
- a CDS encoding cellulase family glycosylhydrolase, with amino-acid sequence MSAPHPPHGVRARRALGALAAAAAIATPLAVAAAPAQGAPASDWLHVQGSTIVDEAGTPVWLTGVNWFGFNATERVFHGLWSAKLEDVTRQIAENGMNIVRVPISTQLLLEWKNGQAKVSSGVNTWANPDLEGKTTLQVFDQFLAYAEKYGLKVMLDVHSAEADNAGHVQPVWWKGTITVEDFYSAWEWVTDRYKTNDTIVAMDIKNEPHGTANSSPRAKWDSSTDQDNFKNTCQVAGRRILAINPHVLILCEGVETYPMDGVPWTSTNTKQFHNTWWGGNLRGVRDHPVDLGAHQDQLVYSPHDYGPLVFEQPWFTKPFTKDTLTADVWDPNWLYIHKEGIAPLLVGEWGGRLGQDERQDRWMIALRDTMIENRIAHTFWVLNPNSGDTGGLLLDDWATWDAAKLAMLKPALWQDGGKFVSLDHQVRLGGPGSTTGKSLGELTGGPTTPPTPTPTATPTPTSTPTSTPTTTPTGTPTPTTPPAGACRVTYQGSAWSTGMSVNLTLTNTGTTALTGWTLAFDLPAGQQLGQGWSATWSQTGSRVTATPVAWNATLAPGASVAVGFNGTHGGSTAAPGAYTLDGTACTVA; translated from the coding sequence GTGTCCGCACCACACCCTCCCCACGGCGTCCGCGCACGCCGCGCGCTCGGCGCGCTCGCCGCCGCGGCCGCCATCGCCACCCCGCTCGCGGTCGCCGCCGCTCCCGCCCAGGGCGCACCGGCCAGCGACTGGCTGCACGTCCAGGGCAGCACGATCGTCGACGAGGCCGGCACGCCCGTGTGGCTGACCGGCGTCAACTGGTTCGGCTTCAACGCGACCGAGCGCGTGTTCCACGGCCTGTGGTCCGCCAAGCTCGAGGACGTCACGCGCCAGATCGCCGAGAACGGCATGAACATCGTGCGCGTCCCCATCTCCACGCAGCTGCTGCTCGAGTGGAAGAACGGTCAGGCGAAGGTCTCGTCGGGCGTCAACACGTGGGCGAACCCGGACCTCGAGGGCAAGACCACGTTGCAGGTGTTCGACCAGTTCCTGGCGTACGCGGAGAAGTACGGCCTCAAGGTCATGCTCGACGTGCACAGCGCCGAGGCGGACAACGCGGGACACGTGCAGCCGGTGTGGTGGAAGGGCACCATCACCGTCGAGGACTTCTACTCCGCGTGGGAGTGGGTCACCGACCGGTACAAGACCAACGACACCATCGTCGCGATGGACATCAAGAACGAGCCCCACGGGACCGCGAACTCGTCGCCGCGCGCCAAGTGGGACTCGAGCACCGACCAGGACAACTTCAAGAACACGTGCCAGGTGGCGGGCCGCCGGATCCTGGCGATCAACCCGCACGTGCTCATCCTGTGCGAGGGCGTCGAGACCTACCCGATGGACGGCGTGCCCTGGACGTCGACCAACACCAAGCAGTTCCACAACACGTGGTGGGGCGGCAACCTGCGGGGGGTGCGGGACCACCCCGTCGACCTCGGGGCGCACCAGGACCAGCTGGTGTACTCGCCGCACGACTACGGGCCGCTCGTGTTCGAGCAGCCGTGGTTCACCAAGCCGTTCACCAAGGACACGCTCACGGCCGACGTGTGGGACCCGAACTGGCTGTACATCCACAAGGAGGGCATCGCGCCGCTGCTGGTCGGCGAGTGGGGCGGGCGGCTGGGTCAGGACGAGCGGCAGGACCGCTGGATGATCGCGCTGCGCGACACCATGATCGAGAACCGGATCGCGCACACGTTCTGGGTGCTCAACCCCAACTCGGGTGACACCGGCGGGCTCCTGCTCGACGACTGGGCGACGTGGGACGCCGCCAAGCTCGCGATGCTCAAGCCCGCGCTGTGGCAGGACGGGGGCAAGTTCGTCAGCCTCGACCACCAGGTCCGGCTGGGCGGCCCGGGCAGCACGACCGGCAAGTCGCTCGGCGAGCTGACCGGCGGGCCGACGACGCCCCCGACCCCCACGCCGACTGCCACGCCGACCCCGACGTCCACGCCGACATCCACCCCGACGACCACGCCCACGGGTACGCCGACGCCCACCACACCGCCCGCCGGCGCATGCCGCGTGACCTACCAGGGCAGCGCGTGGAGCACGGGGATGTCCGTGAACCTCACGCTCACCAACACGGGCACGACGGCGCTGACGGGCTGGACGCTCGCGTTCGACCTGCCCGCCGGACAGCAGCTGGGCCAGGGCTGGAGCGCGACCTGGTCCCAGACGGGATCGCGCGTGACGGCCACCCCGGTGGCGTGGAACGCGACGCTCGCACCGGGTGCGTCCGTCGCCGTGGGCTTCAACGGCACGCACGGCGGGTCCACCGCGGCGCCGGGCGCGTACACGCTCGACGGCACGGCCTGCACCGTCGCCTGA
- a CDS encoding glycoside hydrolase family 6 protein: MSRHGPHAGARRRRAVAAAATATLAAIPLAAALSTGAQAATRVDNPYAGAVQYVNPTWSAAVKASAARQSDASLAAKMMTVSQQPTAVWMDRISAITGNADGKGLKFHLDNAVAQQQAAGVPLVFNLVIYDLPGRDCYALASNGELPATDAGLARYQSEYIDPIAALLSDSKYADLRIAATIEPDSLPNLTTNMSQPECQQAAPYYRAGVKYALDKLHAVGNVYNYIDIGHSGWLGWDSNAGPAAKTFAEVARSTQAGFASIDGFVSDVANTTPLEEPFLPDPTKTLGGGNPIRSSSFYEWNFDFDEVDFAAHMHRLLVAEGFPTTLGMLIDTSRNGWGGPNRPTAVSTSTDLNTYVNESRVDRRVHRGAWCNPLGAGIGELPKASPSGYAASHLDAFVWIKPPGESDGASTDIPNDQGKRFDRMCDPTFVSPKLSNQLTGATPNAPLAGQWFEDQFVTLVKNAYPVINGGTTPPPVDTVAPSVPAGLTVGAVTSSSVALSWTASTDNAGGSGVAGYDVYRGTTLIGSPTTTSFTATGLSPDTAYSFTVRAKDVAGNVSAASSAASATTLPGTTPTDTVAPSVPTGLAAGTTTTTSIALSWNASTDNAGGSGVAGYDVYRGTTLIGSPTTTSFTATGLSPDTAYSFTVRAKDVAGNVSASSAAVNARTQTDVIVTPTPTTEPGASCKVTYQASGWNTGLSANVKVTNTGSSAISGWTLKFTFPSGQQISQGWSATWSQSGSAVTATNAPWNGTLAPGASTDIGFNASHSGTNTAPTSFTLNGASCTVA; the protein is encoded by the coding sequence GTGTCCCGACACGGACCCCACGCCGGCGCCCGCCGGCGTCGCGCCGTCGCCGCCGCCGCGACAGCCACCCTCGCAGCCATCCCGCTGGCCGCCGCGCTCTCCACCGGCGCGCAGGCCGCCACGCGCGTCGACAACCCGTACGCGGGTGCCGTCCAGTACGTGAACCCGACCTGGTCGGCGGCCGTCAAGGCGTCGGCCGCGCGTCAGAGCGACGCGTCGCTCGCCGCCAAGATGATGACCGTCTCGCAGCAGCCGACCGCGGTCTGGATGGACCGCATCAGCGCGATCACGGGCAACGCCGACGGCAAGGGCCTGAAGTTCCACCTGGACAACGCCGTCGCGCAGCAGCAGGCCGCCGGTGTCCCGCTGGTCTTCAACCTGGTCATCTACGACCTGCCCGGCCGCGACTGCTACGCGCTGGCCTCGAACGGTGAGCTGCCCGCCACGGATGCCGGGCTCGCGCGCTACCAGAGCGAGTACATCGACCCGATCGCCGCGCTGCTCTCGGACTCGAAGTACGCCGACCTACGCATCGCCGCGACCATCGAGCCCGACTCGCTGCCGAACCTCACGACCAACATGAGCCAGCCCGAGTGCCAGCAGGCGGCGCCGTACTACCGCGCGGGCGTCAAGTACGCGCTGGACAAGCTGCACGCCGTGGGCAACGTCTACAACTACATCGACATCGGCCACTCCGGCTGGCTCGGCTGGGACTCCAACGCAGGCCCCGCCGCCAAGACCTTCGCCGAGGTCGCGCGCTCCACGCAGGCGGGCTTCGCCTCGATCGACGGCTTCGTCTCCGACGTCGCGAACACCACGCCGCTCGAGGAGCCGTTCCTGCCCGACCCGACCAAGACGTTGGGCGGTGGCAACCCCATCCGCTCGAGCAGCTTCTACGAGTGGAACTTCGACTTCGACGAGGTCGACTTCGCGGCGCACATGCACCGTCTCCTGGTGGCCGAGGGCTTCCCGACGACGCTCGGCATGCTCATCGACACGTCGCGCAACGGCTGGGGCGGCCCGAACCGGCCCACGGCCGTCTCGACCAGCACCGATCTCAACACGTACGTGAACGAGTCCCGCGTGGACCGGCGCGTGCACCGTGGCGCGTGGTGCAACCCGCTGGGTGCGGGCATCGGTGAACTGCCGAAGGCGTCGCCGTCCGGTTACGCCGCGTCGCACCTCGACGCGTTCGTCTGGATCAAGCCCCCGGGCGAGTCCGACGGTGCGTCCACCGACATCCCGAACGACCAGGGCAAGCGGTTCGACCGCATGTGCGACCCGACGTTCGTCTCGCCCAAGCTGTCCAACCAGCTCACGGGCGCGACGCCGAACGCCCCGCTCGCGGGCCAGTGGTTCGAGGACCAGTTCGTCACGCTGGTCAAGAACGCCTACCCCGTGATCAACGGTGGCACCACGCCTCCCCCGGTCGACACCGTCGCCCCGTCGGTGCCCGCGGGCCTGACGGTCGGTGCGGTCACGAGCTCGAGCGTCGCGCTGTCGTGGACCGCGTCCACGGACAACGCGGGCGGCTCGGGCGTGGCGGGGTACGACGTGTACCGCGGCACCACGCTGATCGGCTCGCCCACCACGACGAGCTTCACCGCCACGGGCCTGTCGCCCGACACGGCGTACTCGTTCACGGTGCGCGCCAAGGACGTCGCGGGCAACGTGTCCGCCGCGTCGAGCGCGGCGTCGGCCACGACGCTGCCCGGCACGACCCCGACCGACACGGTCGCCCCGTCGGTGCCGACCGGCCTGGCCGCCGGCACCACCACGACGACGAGCATCGCGCTGTCGTGGAACGCCTCGACGGACAACGCGGGCGGCTCGGGCGTGGCGGGGTACGACGTGTACCGCGGCACCACGCTGATCGGCTCGCCCACCACGACGAGCTTCACCGCGACGGGCCTGTCGCCCGACACGGCGTACTCGTTCACGGTGCGCGCCAAGGACGTCGCGGGCAACGTCTCGGCCTCGTCGGCCGCGGTCAACGCCCGCACGCAGACCGACGTGATCGTGACCCCGACCCCGACGACCGAGCCGGGTGCCTCCTGCAAGGTGACCTACCAGGCCAGCGGGTGGAACACGGGCCTGTCGGCCAACGTCAAGGTGACCAACACCGGGTCGTCGGCGATCAGCGGCTGGACGCTGAAGTTCACGTTCCCGAGCGGTCAGCAGATCTCGCAGGGTTGGAGTGCGACCTGGTCGCAGTCCGGCTCCGCGGTGACGGCCACGAACGCGCCGTGGAACGGCACGCTCGCGCCCGGCGCGTCGACCGACATCGGCTTCAACGCGTCGCACTCCGGGACCAACACGGCCCCGACCTCCTTCACGCTCAACGGGGCCTCCTGCACCGTCGCGTGA
- a CDS encoding LacI family DNA-binding transcriptional regulator — protein MARAAGVSTAVVSYALNDRRGVSGATRERVLRVADELGWRPNPAARSMRAGAQAVGLALVAGETLHGAPVLDVVATLQRALSQRGLSVDLRVVEDDAEAAELYLRWGAERRCEAVVVPNVRVDDRRLAAVQAARLRAVVVGPPDVAPHLAAVEVDDAEAYGRVARYLVDLGHTRVAAVTGPADWVRSQAYEHALRLGLAAGGAQFEVATTDGTPEGAAAAARRLLTADAPPTAIVLETDVAALAALDVARRTGLVLPWDLSVVAGADSVLCRLATPAVTSLPALGPDLGTALAEAVCGALDGGPEDAPVRVPLRVGALAVRGSTAPHAR, from the coding sequence GTGGCACGGGCGGCGGGGGTCTCGACAGCCGTCGTGTCCTACGCGCTGAACGACCGGCGTGGTGTGTCGGGCGCGACCCGGGAACGTGTCCTGCGCGTCGCCGACGAGCTCGGCTGGCGCCCCAACCCCGCCGCCCGGTCGATGCGTGCGGGCGCGCAGGCGGTGGGTCTCGCGCTCGTCGCCGGCGAGACGTTGCACGGCGCTCCGGTGCTCGACGTGGTCGCGACGCTGCAGCGCGCGCTGTCGCAGCGGGGCCTCTCGGTGGACCTGCGCGTGGTCGAGGACGACGCCGAGGCGGCCGAGCTGTACCTGCGCTGGGGTGCCGAACGGCGGTGCGAGGCCGTCGTCGTGCCCAACGTGCGGGTCGACGACCGTCGCCTCGCCGCGGTCCAGGCGGCGCGGCTGCGCGCGGTGGTGGTGGGACCGCCGGACGTGGCACCGCACCTGGCGGCGGTCGAGGTCGACGACGCCGAGGCGTACGGCCGGGTCGCGCGCTACCTGGTGGACCTCGGCCACACGCGCGTCGCGGCCGTCACGGGCCCCGCGGACTGGGTGCGGTCGCAGGCGTACGAGCACGCCCTGCGGCTCGGTCTGGCCGCAGGTGGGGCGCAGTTCGAGGTCGCGACGACCGACGGGACTCCCGAGGGCGCCGCGGCCGCAGCGCGACGCCTGCTGACGGCCGACGCGCCCCCGACCGCGATCGTCCTGGAGACCGACGTCGCCGCGCTCGCCGCGCTCGACGTCGCGCGCCGGACCGGCCTGGTGCTGCCCTGGGACCTGTCGGTGGTGGCGGGGGCCGACAGCGTGCTCTGCCGGCTCGCGACGCCGGCCGTGACGAGCCTGCCCGCGTTGGGCCCGGACCTCGGGACCGCGCTCGCCGAGGCGGTCTGTGGGGCGCTCGACGGCGGTCCGGAGGACGCACCCGTGCGGGTCCCGCTGCGGGTGGGCGCGCTCGCGGTGCGCGGTTCCACCGCACCGCACGCACGCTGA
- a CDS encoding substrate-binding domain-containing protein has translation MLAPVVGGFYFGAVIAGVARACRAGGHRVVAVQTYPAGLDRDRAAEPDDVPVALRAVDGLVVLSAALPAERLARIEASGLPTVLVSEEVPSRSVPVVLPDNASGVRASVEHLIAHGHRAIGFVGSLTQRDMRERFTAYRDTLAAHGLEPEGAWFFEATDNNEAGGQAAAKRLLAAGLPTTAVVVATDRNAAGLIAGLRHAGLSVPRDQAVVAFDHADFGARLTPRLTTVDAHFDRVGEAAVRLLLARLRGEIVPVGEHRTATSLVVRESCGCTPLSRLDATEVDWRDDLLALARTAFAGSRGIVPAQHDVRSHRDPRGEVRGERYAPPSHAERHADRHADRRPERHERRSPQELWCQAVVEPLVASVTGTAPDDAQMQRLSDLTTALQPYPDALELLVAAVHRARESLLLQASTAHADAVDRAVTSVILALTRGCTAALLARAGRLEGTVEHQYEVAMDLLRDVTDPQTLEWLPRGLRGRACLALWVDGRPGGDLEIVGVRDATGALTRLVGTRTVAAEFPPPSMLRGGTLAEATFVVPVTCGRSDWGLLAVEGPVEARSTTARDRFNHWAALLAVALDQQDLLSSLHEQRLQLEQSAARERALADAVRVSEEHYALASMAADDGTWDWDVSAGTVYYSPRWKRTLGYDEDAVGSSPTEWLERVHPADRDEVSTAIAGALAGSDPTLELQHRVRNATGEYRWLLCRAMTVLDDAGCPARLVGTIVDVTDRKHAELSQQRDALRDAETGLATRLLFLDRLGAAVVRAHRIEDYDCALVVVRIPATGPQAAGPRGSTVHAESLREIAERLRSAVRAGDTAARSADDEIALLLEDTGPAGVPPRVRRVIEDLHAELGDRVRVGVVASVRGCADPGAVLREADIAVARAAARTPARTGPR, from the coding sequence GTGCTGGCACCGGTGGTGGGGGGGTTCTACTTCGGCGCGGTGATCGCGGGCGTCGCCCGCGCGTGTCGCGCCGGCGGGCACCGTGTGGTCGCGGTGCAGACGTACCCGGCGGGCCTCGACCGGGACCGGGCGGCGGAGCCCGACGACGTCCCGGTCGCGCTGCGCGCGGTCGACGGTCTCGTCGTGCTGAGCGCGGCGCTGCCCGCCGAGCGGCTGGCGCGCATCGAGGCGAGCGGCCTGCCGACCGTCCTGGTCAGCGAGGAGGTGCCGTCGCGCAGCGTGCCGGTGGTGCTCCCGGACAACGCCTCGGGCGTGCGGGCGTCCGTCGAGCACCTGATCGCGCACGGGCACCGCGCGATCGGCTTCGTCGGCTCGCTCACGCAGCGGGACATGCGCGAGCGGTTCACGGCCTACCGCGACACGCTCGCGGCGCACGGCCTCGAGCCCGAGGGTGCGTGGTTCTTCGAGGCCACGGACAACAACGAGGCCGGCGGCCAGGCCGCGGCCAAGCGCCTGCTCGCGGCCGGCCTGCCGACCACCGCCGTCGTGGTCGCGACCGACCGCAACGCCGCCGGGCTGATCGCCGGCCTGCGGCACGCGGGCCTGTCGGTGCCGCGTGACCAGGCGGTCGTCGCGTTCGACCACGCCGACTTCGGGGCGCGCCTCACGCCGCGACTGACCACGGTCGACGCGCACTTCGACCGCGTCGGCGAGGCCGCCGTGCGGCTGCTGCTCGCCCGTCTGCGCGGCGAGATCGTGCCGGTGGGGGAGCACCGCACGGCGACGTCGCTGGTGGTGCGCGAGTCGTGCGGCTGCACGCCGCTGAGCAGGCTCGACGCGACCGAGGTGGACTGGCGCGACGACCTGCTGGCCCTCGCCCGCACCGCCTTCGCCGGCAGCCGGGGCATCGTCCCCGCGCAGCACGACGTGCGCTCGCACCGTGACCCGCGCGGCGAGGTGCGCGGCGAGCGGTACGCACCGCCGTCGCACGCCGAGCGGCACGCGGACCGGCACGCCGACCGTCGGCCCGAGCGGCACGAGCGCCGCAGCCCGCAGGAGCTGTGGTGCCAGGCCGTCGTCGAGCCCCTCGTCGCGTCGGTGACCGGCACGGCGCCCGACGACGCCCAGATGCAGCGTCTGTCGGACCTCACCACAGCCCTCCAGCCGTACCCCGACGCGCTCGAGCTGCTGGTGGCCGCGGTGCACCGCGCCCGCGAGTCCCTGCTCCTCCAGGCGTCCACCGCGCACGCTGACGCGGTCGACCGCGCCGTGACCTCCGTGATCCTCGCGCTCACCCGCGGCTGCACCGCGGCGCTCCTCGCGCGAGCCGGACGGCTCGAGGGCACCGTCGAGCACCAGTACGAGGTCGCGATGGACCTGCTGCGCGACGTCACGGACCCGCAGACCCTCGAGTGGCTGCCACGCGGGCTGCGGGGGCGCGCTTGCCTCGCCCTGTGGGTCGACGGCCGCCCGGGTGGCGACCTCGAGATCGTGGGCGTGCGCGACGCGACGGGCGCGTTGACCCGGCTCGTCGGGACCCGGACCGTGGCGGCGGAGTTCCCGCCGCCCAGCATGCTGCGGGGCGGCACGCTGGCCGAGGCGACCTTCGTCGTCCCCGTCACGTGCGGCCGCTCGGACTGGGGCCTGCTGGCCGTCGAGGGCCCCGTGGAAGCCCGTTCGACGACCGCTCGCGACCGCTTCAACCACTGGGCCGCGCTCCTGGCGGTCGCGCTCGACCAGCAGGACCTGCTCTCGTCGCTGCACGAGCAGCGGCTCCAGCTCGAGCAGTCGGCCGCGCGCGAGCGTGCGCTCGCGGACGCCGTCCGGGTGAGCGAAGAGCACTACGCGCTCGCGTCGATGGCGGCCGACGACGGGACGTGGGACTGGGACGTGTCTGCCGGGACCGTCTACTACTCGCCGCGCTGGAAGCGCACGCTCGGGTACGACGAGGACGCCGTCGGCTCGTCACCCACCGAGTGGCTCGAGCGCGTCCACCCCGCGGACCGTGACGAGGTCTCCACCGCCATCGCAGGCGCGCTGGCAGGTTCCGACCCGACGCTCGAGCTGCAGCACCGGGTGCGCAACGCGACGGGGGAGTACCGCTGGCTGCTGTGCCGCGCGATGACCGTGCTCGACGACGCCGGGTGCCCCGCGCGCCTCGTCGGGACGATCGTGGACGTGACCGACCGCAAGCACGCCGAGCTCTCGCAGCAGCGGGATGCGCTGCGCGACGCCGAGACGGGGCTGGCCACGCGTCTGCTCTTCCTCGACCGGCTCGGGGCAGCCGTCGTGCGGGCCCATCGCATCGAGGACTACGACTGCGCGCTCGTGGTGGTGCGGATCCCCGCGACAGGTCCGCAGGCGGCCGGTCCGCGCGGCTCGACCGTGCATGCCGAGTCGCTCCGCGAGATCGCCGAACGCCTGCGGTCGGCCGTGCGTGCGGGCGACACGGCCGCACGCAGCGCGGATGACGAGATCGCGCTGCTGCTCGAGGACACCGGTCCGGCCGGCGTGCCGCCGCGGGTGCGACGCGTCATCGAGGACCTGCACGCCGAGCTGGGCGACCGGGTGCGGGTCGGCGTGGTCGCGAGCGTGCGCGGGTGCGCCGATCCCGGCGCGGTGCTGCGCGAGGCCGACATCGCGGTCGCCCGGGCGGCGGCGCGCACCCCGGCTCGCACCGGGCCGCGCTGA